In a single window of the Prochlorococcus marinus str. AS9601 genome:
- a CDS encoding YggT family protein translates to MLVNSLKILDISLGISLSYLTIVFLIRLILTWYPKIDLNKGLWLLISIPSSSILNLTRKLIPPIGGVDVGPVIWIGVISFLREILVGQQGLVKLALHTHIS, encoded by the coding sequence TTGCTTGTAAACTCTCTTAAAATCTTAGATATTAGTTTAGGAATTTCTCTTTCATATCTAACTATAGTTTTTCTAATAAGATTAATACTTACTTGGTATCCAAAAATTGATTTAAATAAAGGTTTATGGTTATTAATTTCAATACCATCAAGCTCTATTCTTAATTTAACAAGAAAACTAATTCCTCCTATTGGAGGTGTTGATGTTGGACCCGTAATTTGGATCGGAGTTATAAGCTTTTTAAGAGAAATTTTAGTCGGTCAGCAAGGGCTTGTAAAACTTGCATTACATACACATATTTCATAG
- the accC gene encoding acetyl-CoA carboxylase biotin carboxylase subunit, which yields MVEKVLIANRGEIALRIVRSCRELGIATVAVFSTVDKKALHVQLADEAVCVGDSLSNKSYLNIPNILAAATSRGVDAIHPGYGFLAENDKFAEMCNDHGIVFIGPSPKAIRSMGDKSTAKETMEAVGVPTVPGSKGLLSNVDEAYKLADDIGYPVIIKATAGGGGRGMRLVENSNNLEKMFKAAQGEAEAAFGNDGLYMEKFIKKPRHVEIQILADRSGNVVHLGERDCSVQRRHQKLLEESPSPAINPALRKKMGNAAIAAAKSIGYEGAGTVEFLVDDDDNFYFMEMNTRIQVEHPVTEMVTGVDLIAEQIKIASGANLEFSQDDIHLNGHAIECRINAEDPSHNFRPSPGKITGWLPPGGPGVRVDSHVYTGYEIPPFYDSLIGKLIVWGKDRNTAIKRMNRALNECAVTGIPTTINFHLTLLNKSKFKQGKIHTKYVEEELLPNY from the coding sequence ATGGTTGAAAAAGTTTTAATTGCTAATCGTGGAGAAATAGCTTTACGAATTGTCAGAAGTTGTAGAGAACTAGGGATTGCAACAGTTGCAGTTTTTAGCACTGTTGATAAAAAAGCATTGCATGTTCAGCTTGCTGATGAGGCGGTTTGCGTCGGAGATTCATTAAGTAATAAGAGTTATTTAAATATTCCAAATATACTTGCTGCTGCTACATCAAGAGGAGTTGATGCTATTCATCCTGGTTATGGATTTCTTGCGGAAAATGATAAATTTGCTGAGATGTGTAACGATCATGGCATAGTTTTTATTGGCCCATCTCCTAAAGCTATTAGATCTATGGGAGATAAATCTACAGCTAAAGAAACTATGGAAGCAGTTGGAGTTCCAACAGTACCTGGCAGTAAAGGCTTGTTATCAAATGTTGATGAGGCTTATAAATTGGCAGATGATATTGGCTATCCGGTAATTATTAAAGCGACTGCTGGAGGAGGCGGAAGAGGTATGAGGTTGGTTGAAAACTCCAATAATCTAGAAAAAATGTTTAAAGCAGCTCAAGGCGAAGCAGAAGCAGCTTTTGGTAATGATGGTTTATATATGGAGAAATTTATAAAGAAGCCAAGACATGTAGAAATTCAAATTTTGGCTGACAGGTCGGGTAATGTTGTTCACTTAGGAGAGCGAGATTGTTCAGTTCAAAGAAGACATCAGAAGTTACTAGAAGAGTCTCCCAGTCCTGCAATTAACCCTGCGCTAAGAAAAAAAATGGGGAACGCAGCTATTGCTGCTGCAAAAAGTATCGGCTACGAAGGAGCGGGGACAGTTGAATTTTTAGTTGATGATGATGATAATTTTTATTTTATGGAAATGAATACTAGGATTCAAGTTGAACATCCTGTTACTGAAATGGTTACAGGAGTAGATTTAATAGCTGAGCAAATTAAAATCGCAAGCGGAGCAAACTTGGAATTTAGTCAGGATGATATCCATTTAAACGGTCATGCCATTGAATGTAGAATCAATGCTGAAGATCCTTCTCACAATTTCCGACCATCACCTGGAAAAATAACTGGGTGGCTTCCTCCTGGTGGCCCTGGTGTAAGGGTGGATAGTCATGTTTATACAGGCTATGAAATACCTCCTTTCTATGACTCATTAATTGGTAAATTAATAGTCTGGGGAAAAGATCGTAATACTGCAATTAAACGTATGAATAGGGCTTTAAATGAATGTGCGGTCACTGGTATTCCTACAACAATTAACTTTCATCTAACTTTACTAAATAAATCTAAATTTAAGCAGGGTAAGATACATACTAAATATGTAGAAGAAGAATTATTGCCAAATTACTGA
- the psbX gene encoding photosystem II reaction center X protein: MFQISNLLIAADFSAEVANNSAVGMIGSFIAAALLIVVPATAFLIFVSQKDSLDRTSTGRR; the protein is encoded by the coding sequence GTGTTTCAAATCTCAAATTTATTAATAGCCGCAGATTTTTCTGCTGAAGTTGCTAATAATTCAGCAGTTGGTATGATAGGTAGTTTTATTGCGGCTGCCTTACTTATCGTTGTTCCAGCTACTGCATTTTTGATTTTTGTTAGCCAGAAAGATTCCCTCGATCGTACTTCTACTGGAAGACGCTAG
- a CDS encoding PRC-barrel domain-containing protein yields the protein MSLSNTSANKNLPNSVPSERLWLRSELMGTQVITTDTGRRLGVVGEVVVDIDRREVVALGLRDNPLTRFLPGLPKWMPLESIKQVGDVILVDSLDSLSESFSPERYGKVINCQVITESGQLLGRVLGFSFDIETGDLISLVMGAVGVPLLGEGVLSTWEIPVEEIVSSGTDRIIVYEGAEEKLKQLSSGLLEKLGVGGSSWDEREVNGYSANLVPVENQLLSGSESEQQNNLVEEYEEVVEQDDYEDDYEDDYEDELEYIEIKGSEAELNNRKKLYMDNDDSDQIQNQNIVNQINEKNNIDLKQKKQSTTNLASKRPIQNATETLDIEPLNEQNLVQDNKKSEKFEIDDPW from the coding sequence ATGAGCTTGTCTAACACATCTGCTAATAAGAATCTCCCTAACTCGGTTCCTAGTGAACGTTTATGGTTAAGGTCAGAATTAATGGGAACACAAGTGATAACTACTGATACTGGAAGACGGCTAGGCGTAGTTGGCGAAGTTGTTGTTGATATTGATAGAAGAGAGGTGGTCGCTTTGGGACTAAGAGATAATCCACTTACAAGATTTTTACCAGGTTTGCCAAAATGGATGCCTTTAGAAAGTATTAAGCAAGTTGGAGATGTCATATTAGTTGACTCCCTAGATTCTTTAAGTGAAAGTTTTTCTCCAGAAAGGTATGGGAAGGTAATTAATTGTCAAGTGATTACAGAATCTGGACAACTTCTGGGAAGAGTTCTTGGCTTTTCTTTTGATATTGAGACTGGGGATTTGATATCTCTTGTTATGGGTGCTGTTGGTGTTCCGCTTTTAGGCGAGGGAGTTTTAAGTACTTGGGAAATACCTGTTGAGGAAATTGTAAGTAGTGGTACTGATAGGATTATTGTTTATGAGGGTGCGGAAGAAAAACTGAAGCAACTAAGTAGTGGACTACTTGAGAAACTAGGAGTCGGGGGTTCTTCATGGGATGAAAGGGAAGTCAATGGATACTCAGCAAATCTTGTACCTGTTGAGAATCAGTTACTTTCAGGTTCTGAATCAGAACAGCAAAACAATTTGGTCGAGGAATATGAAGAAGTTGTTGAACAAGATGATTATGAAGATGATTATGAAGATGATTATGAAGATGAACTTGAATATATTGAAATAAAGGGTTCTGAAGCAGAACTAAATAATAGAAAAAAGCTATACATGGATAATGATGATTCTGATCAGATCCAGAATCAAAATATTGTTAATCAAATAAATGAAAAAAATAATATTGATTTAAAGCAAAAAAAACAATCAACTACTAATTTAGCTTCGAAAAGACCAATTCAAAATGCAACTGAAACTTTAGATATTGAACCACTAAACGAACAAAATTTAGTTCAAGATAATAAAAAATCAGAAAAGTTTGAAATTGATGACCCCTGGTAA